The Corynebacterium coyleae genome segment TACCGCACCTCTTCCTTCTTCACGTTCTGTCCTGCAGCGGTCTTTCCTGCGGTGCGGGTCCACAAAATTCCCGCGAGGGAAACGACACCGACAACGACGGCGACGGCGAACATTTGGAATCGCCCGTCGGGGTCGGCGAGCATGAGCAGGATGACTCCGCCGGCGAGCGCGATCATGACCCAGGGCAGGACGTTGGGGGCCCACATACGTACGTCGGTGATTTCGCCGCTTGCTTCGAGCTTCGGGTGCAGGCGGACGAACGACAGGGCGACGACGATCCACAGCACGATCAGGCAGCCACCGACTGCGTTGAGGAGGAAGGCGAGCAGCCCGGGCGGGTTCCAGTACTGCAGGGCAACGGCGACGAAGCCGAAGAACACGGACACGATCACGGCACGGACGGGCACGCCGCGGGGGTCGGTTTTAGCGAAGATCTCGGGGGCGTCGCCACGCACTGCAAGGTTTTGCATGAAGCGCGACGAACCGTAGATCTGCGTGTTGCAGGCGGACAGCAGGGCGACGACGATGACGGCCTCCATGATGCCGACGGCGCCCGGGATGTTTGCCATTTCGAGCACTGCAGTGAACGGGGAGTCGGCTGCGGAGTCCGCGCCGCCGATTTCGTCGAAAGGCAACAGCAGCACGATCAGGAGCACGGAGCCGATGTAGAAGATGGAGATGCGCCAGATGATGGAGCGGATCGCGGAGTGGACGCCGGCTTCGGGGTTTTCGGATTCGGCGGCGGCGACGGTGACCAGTTCAATGCCGCCGAACGCGAAGGCGACCGCGAGCAACGCGGTGGCCACACCAGCCCAGCCGTTGGGCATGAAGCCGACCTCGCTGATATTCGACAGGCCTACGAACCCGCCGGTGGGCAGCACACCGAGCCACAGGGCCACACCGATGCACAGGAACGCCACGATCACAACGACCTTGATCAGGGCGAACCAGAATTCGAACTCGCCGAAGTTTTTCACCGCGGCGAAATTGATTACGGTGAAAAACCCAATGGCGATCAGCGCGGGGATCCACGGGGAGATGGCGAACCATTGGGCGACGATCGCGGACGCGCCGGTGATTTCGACGGCCATGATCATGATCATCATGAACCAGTACAGCCAGCCGATGGCGAAGCCGGCCCAGCGGCCGAAGGCTTGCTCGGCGTAGGTGGAGAACGTGCCCGACGACGGGCGTGCGGCGACCATTTCCGCGAGCATCTGCATGAAGCACACGGTGATGAAGCCTGCGACGACGTAGGCGAGGATGACGGCGGGGCCTGCGGCTGCGATGCCAACGCCGGTGCCAAGGAAGAGTCCGGCACCGATGGCTGAGCCGAGGCCCATCATGGTGAGGTGGCGCGTTTTCAGGCCGCGTGCGAGCGCGGTGGAATCGGCGACGGGGGAAACGGGGGTTGACATGTCGAACACCTTAAACCTCGACATGCAGTGAAGTGCATTCTTTTCCGGTTTATATGCGTGTGTTACGTGCGCGTGGTTTCTGCCGGGCGCAGCACGGGGGCGGTGGTGTAGGGCTCGTGTTGGATGCGCAGGTTGTCGCGGCCGGTGAGTTTTCCCGCGGGAAAATCTTCTCCGGTGGCGGGGTCGAAGATTCGGGTGTGGGGTTCGAGGGTGATGCCGGCGCCGATGTCGCAGTTGTTGCCGAGGGTGATGCCGTTGATGCTGGCGGTGGGGTGGAGGTGGCAGTTGGCGCCGATGCGCATGGGTTGGCGGGCGAGGGCGTTGTTGTTGGTGGGGGTGGCGATGAGGGCGGTGCTGCGGGCGAGGGTGGTGTTGGCGCCGACGGCGACTGCGGAGGAGATGGTGCCTTCGATGCGTGCGGGGCCGAGGGTGCCGGCGTTGTAGGAGATGTAGCCTTCGCGGACGACGGTGGTGCCTTCGGCGAGGTGGGCGCCGAGGCGGACGCGTTCGGCTTCGGTGATGGTGACGCCGGTGGGGACGACGTAGTCGACCATGCGGGGGAGACGGTCGATGCCGTAGACGTGGATGGGGCCGCGGGCGCGGAGGTTGGTGCGTACGGTTTCGAAGTTGTTGGGGAGGCAGGGGCCTTTGTTGGTCCAGGCGACGGGGGTGAGGTGGTCGAGGGCGCCGTCGAGGTTGATGGTGAGTGGTTCGACGAGGCGGTGGGACAGCAGGTGGAGGCGGAGGTAGACGTCGTGGGCGTCGATGGGTGGGGCGTCGAGGTCGGCGATGGTGGTGCGTACGGGCACGGTTTCGACGAGTCGGTCGCGGTCGGCGCCGATGAGGCGCAGGAACTCCGGGGAGAGGTTGTGGGCGGAGGTGCGTTGGGTGGTGGTGGGGTGGTCGTCGTTAAGTGTGAGCTTGGGGGTGGGGTACCAGGTGTCGAGCACTGTGCCGTCTATGGCGATGTTGGCGATTCCGAGGCCGTGTGCTCCCAAAGACATGGCCGTCATTGTAAACGTAGGATCGCGGTGTGACTTCCTTAGATCTTTTTGCGGACCCTGTTGTTTTGTCGGCTGCGTTGGTGGATATTGAGTCGCCGTCGCACCATGAGGAGGCGATCGCGGACGCCATTGAGGCTGCGTTGCGTGGCCTTGAGCATGCAGAGGTGCAGCGCTTCGGTAATACCGTGGTGGCGCGTACGAGTTTCGGGTTGGATTCGCGGGTCGTGTTGGCGGGCCATATTGATACGGTGCCGTTGGCTGATAACACGCCGCATCGGCTCGCGGACGGTATTTTGCACGGCTGTGGCTCGGTGGATATGAAGTCGGGTTTGGCGTGTTATTTGCATGCGTTTGCCACGTTGGCGCAGCCGGGGAAGGCGGCGCATGATTTGACGCTGATCGCTTATGAGGGCGAGGAGGTGGCGCAGGAATACAACGGCCTGTATCACCTTGAGCGTGATCATCCGGAGTTGCTGCAGGGCGATATTGCGTTGTTGGGTGAGCCGTCGGGTGCGATCATTGAGGCTGGTTGTCAGGGCACGATCCGCGTGTTTGTGGATGCGCATGGCACGCGTGCGCATTCGGCGCGCTCTTGGCTTGGCCATAATGCGGCGCATGATCTTGCGGGTGTGCTCACTCGGATCGCGGCGTATGAGCCGCGCACTGTGCTTATCGACGACTGCGAGTACCGCGAGGGCTTAAACGTCGTCGGGCTGGAGGGCTTCGTGGCGACGAATACGATCCCGGATCACGCGCGACTGATCGTGAATTTCCGCTACGCGCCGGATCGCAGCGTCGAGGACGCGAAGGCGCACTTGGAAGAGACACTCGCGCTGGAGGAGGGCCTCGAGCTTATTTACGACGACGTCGCGCCGGGGGCGTTGCCTGGCCTGGGGGACCCGGTCGCGGCCGGGTTGGTCAAGGCGGTGGGCGGGAACTTCCGCGCCAAGTTTGGGTGGACGGATGTGGCGCGCTTTTCTAGCCTGGGTGTTCCTGCGGTGAACTTTGGGCCTGGCGATCCGGGGTTTGCCCATAAGAAGGACGAGCAGTGCCCGGTCGATGAGATTCGTCAGGTGGCGGCGCAGTTGCTCGATTACCTGAGTGCTGAAAGCGAGTAAGAGATATGGCTCCGTTGAATTTCCCCCGCCCGGACCGCGACCGGAAGCTGCGTGGGCCGATGGCGCTGCGCAATGAGGCTGAGCAGGCCACGACCTATGATCAGCGTTTGTTGGAGTCCATGGGGCAGTCTGATGGGTACTGGAAGCACCAGGATCCGTGGCGTGTGATGCGGATCCAGTCGGAGTTTGTGGCTGGGTTTGATGCGTTGTCGGAGTTGCCGAAGGCTGTGACGGTGTTTGGCTCCGCACGTCTTGGCGAGGGCACGCCTGAGTACCAGTTGTCCTACGAGGTTGGTCGCGCGCTCGTGGAGGCGGGCTACGCCGTGATCACCGGTGGCGGTCCGGGTTTGATGGAGGGGCCGAACCGGGGTGCTCACAACGCGGATGGTTTGTCGGTCGGTTTGGGCATCGAGTTGCCGTTTGAGCAGGGCCTGAACGACTGGGTGGATCTGGGGCTGAACTTCC includes the following:
- a CDS encoding amino acid permease; the encoded protein is MSTPVSPVADSTALARGLKTRHLTMMGLGSAIGAGLFLGTGVGIAAAGPAVILAYVVAGFITVCFMQMLAEMVAARPSSGTFSTYAEQAFGRWAGFAIGWLYWFMMIMIMAVEITGASAIVAQWFAISPWIPALIAIGFFTVINFAAVKNFGEFEFWFALIKVVVIVAFLCIGVALWLGVLPTGGFVGLSNISEVGFMPNGWAGVATALLAVAFAFGGIELVTVAAAESENPEAGVHSAIRSIIWRISIFYIGSVLLIVLLLPFDEIGGADSAADSPFTAVLEMANIPGAVGIMEAVIVVALLSACNTQIYGSSRFMQNLAVRGDAPEIFAKTDPRGVPVRAVIVSVFFGFVAVALQYWNPPGLLAFLLNAVGGCLIVLWIVVALSFVRLHPKLEASGEITDVRMWAPNVLPWVMIALAGGVILLMLADPDGRFQMFAVAVVVGVVSLAGILWTRTAGKTAAGQNVKKEEVR
- a CDS encoding succinyltransferase; amino-acid sequence: MSLGAHGLGIANIAIDGTVLDTWYPTPKLTLNDDHPTTTQRTSAHNLSPEFLRLIGADRDRLVETVPVRTTIADLDAPPIDAHDVYLRLHLLSHRLVEPLTINLDGALDHLTPVAWTNKGPCLPNNFETVRTNLRARGPIHVYGIDRLPRMVDYVVPTGVTITEAERVRLGAHLAEGTTVVREGYISYNAGTLGPARIEGTISSAVAVGANTTLARSTALIATPTNNNALARQPMRIGANCHLHPTASINGITLGNNCDIGAGITLEPHTRIFDPATGEDFPAGKLTGRDNLRIQHEPYTTAPVLRPAETTRT
- the dapE gene encoding succinyl-diaminopimelate desuccinylase translates to MTSLDLFADPVVLSAALVDIESPSHHEEAIADAIEAALRGLEHAEVQRFGNTVVARTSFGLDSRVVLAGHIDTVPLADNTPHRLADGILHGCGSVDMKSGLACYLHAFATLAQPGKAAHDLTLIAYEGEEVAQEYNGLYHLERDHPELLQGDIALLGEPSGAIIEAGCQGTIRVFVDAHGTRAHSARSWLGHNAAHDLAGVLTRIAAYEPRTVLIDDCEYREGLNVVGLEGFVATNTIPDHARLIVNFRYAPDRSVEDAKAHLEETLALEEGLELIYDDVAPGALPGLGDPVAAGLVKAVGGNFRAKFGWTDVARFSSLGVPAVNFGPGDPGFAHKKDEQCPVDEIRQVAAQLLDYLSAESE
- a CDS encoding TIGR00730 family Rossman fold protein yields the protein MAPLNFPRPDRDRKLRGPMALRNEAEQATTYDQRLLESMGQSDGYWKHQDPWRVMRIQSEFVAGFDALSELPKAVTVFGSARLGEGTPEYQLSYEVGRALVEAGYAVITGGGPGLMEGPNRGAHNADGLSVGLGIELPFEQGLNDWVDLGLNFRYFFARKTMFLKYSQAFISLPGGFGTMDEVFEVLCMVQTGKVTNFPIVLMGTEFWSGLVEWIEQQLLGRGLISPGDEKLYLVTDSVEEAVAHIVEAHKVMTDQRLRDE